One Salvelinus namaycush isolate Seneca chromosome 29, SaNama_1.0, whole genome shotgun sequence genomic region harbors:
- the tatdn3 gene encoding putative deoxyribonuclease tatdn3 isoform X3 produces the protein MDGGFVDCHCHITAYEFAEDLEDVIKRTREAGVKTLISVTEEPSEFERVIQLFKSYPDLVAPCFGIHPVQGCGSHDQRSVKIQDLEPALPLFQKYRDDIVAVGEIGLDFTPWYAPTSQEREEQLTVFTKQLQISKDLDLPVNIHSRSAAKVTIATLKEQGITCALLHNFAGKPSVAMEGVQAGYFFSFPPAVCRNDQKAKLIKQIPLEHICLETDSPALGPEKHVRNEPKNISLVCEYIAHVKGITPQMVIHATTDNALRLFPKIKRLE, from the exons ATGGATGGTGGCTTTGTTGATTGCCATTGCCACATCACAGCCTATGAATTTGCCGAG GATTTAGAGGATGTGATCAAGAGGACCAGAGAG GCTGGAGTCAAAACACTTATTTCTGTCACTGAAGAACCCAGTGAGTTTGAAAGAGTTATCCAGCTGTTTAAAAG CTACCCAGATCTAGTTGCACCATGTTTTGGAATCCACCCAGTCCAAGGCTGTGGGTCCCATGACCAGCGCAGCGTGAAGATTCAG GACTTGGAGCCTGCCTTGCCCTTGTTCCAGAAGTACAGAGATGACATTGTTGCTGTTGGAGag ATTGGTCTTGACTTCACACCTTGGTATGCCCCCACTTctcaggagagagaggaacagttgACTGTTTTCACCAAGCAATTACAAATATCCAAGGATCTGGATTTGCCGGT GAACATCCATTCCCGATCAGCTGCAAAGGTCACCATAGCTACTCTGAAAGAACAGG GTATCACTTGTGCTCTGCTGCACAACTTTGCAGGGAAACCATCagtggccatggaaggagtgCAGGCAGGGTATTTCTTCTCCTTCCCTCCAGCTGTCTGTAGGAATGACCAG AAAGCCAAGCTGATCAAACAGATTCCATTAGAACACATCTGTCTGGAGACAGACTCTCCTGCCTTGGGACCAGAAAAACAT GTAAGGAATGAACCCAAGAACATATCACTGGTCTGTGAGTACATTGCTCATGTCAAAGGAATCACACCTCAAATGGTAATTCATGCCACTACAGATAATGCCCTCAGATTGTTCCCAAAAATTAAGAGACTTGAGTGA
- the flvcr1 gene encoding feline leukemia virus subgroup C receptor-related protein 1 yields MVAGELVQEHLRRDNAPDEIDISCKSSVHNGAVPIGDQYTDLTNGSAHLTELDSKALEQEIPPGEKQAMLPGEEKGIETKLYWRRFAVLAVFSFYSLVNAFQWIQYSIITNIFTHFYNVSSDKIDWLSIVYMVAYVPLIFPATWLLDKKGLKLTALMGAGLNCVGAWVKCASVRPDLFGVTMTGQIICSIAQVFILGLPSKIASVWFGPKEVSTACATAVLGNQLGTAIGFLLPPVLVPNTVEDIELMGHNISVMFYGTAVVSTAFFILTVIVMKDRPSLPPSQAQAVLPDCAPEDYSYRQSIINLFKNKPFILLLISYGIMTGSFYSVSTLLNQMIMACYENQELNAGRIGLTLVVAGMVGSIICGLWLDHTKTYKMTTLFVYILSFIGMLVFTFTLDLNSIYLVFFTAGVLGFFMTGYLPLGFEFGVEITYPESEGTSSGLLNAFAQIFGIIFTLIQGRLTTDYNPLAGNLFLCVWIFLGIFLTALIKSELRRNNVNMGMDHRNLQAVPTECPSDKPTNGVKMETSVSFSHETSL; encoded by the exons ATGGTGGCTGGCGAGTTGGTACAGGAGCATCTGCGACGTGACAACGCACCTGACGAAATAGACATCTCATGCAAGAGCTCGGTGCATAACGGGGCAGTCCCAATAGGGGATCAGTACACCGATCTAACGAATGGATCGGCACATCTGACAGAACTGGACTCGAAGGCGTTGGAACAAGAGATCCCTCCAGGTGAGAAGCAGGCTATGCTTCCTGGAGAGGAAAAAGGTATCGAAACGAAACTCTATTGGAGAAGATTCGCCGTTTTAGCTGTGTTCAGCTTTTACTCCCTCGTCAACGCATTTCAATGGATCCAGTACAGCATCATCACCAACATTTTTACCCACTTCTACAATGTATCCAGCGACAAGATCGACTGGCTGTCCATTGTATACATGGTCGCGTATGTGCCTTTGATATTCCCGGCAACATGGTTACTGGATAAAAAAGGACTGAAACTGACAGCCCTTATGGGCGCGGGTTTGAACTGCGTCGGTGCCTGGGTGAAATGCGCCAGCGTCCGGCCAGATCTGTTCGGTGTGACAATGACCGGACAGATAATATGTTCCATAGCCCAAGTCTTCATTCTCGGGCTGCCCTCTAAGATTGCATCAGTGTGGTTTGGCCCGAAGGAGGTGTCTACTGCATGTGCCACTGCCGTGCTGGGTAACCAG CTGGGCACTGCCATTGGCTTCCTGCTTCCACCTGTCCTGGTCCCCAACACTGTGGAAGACATAGAGCTGATGGGACACAACATCAGCGTTATGTTTTATGGGACGGCTGTAGTCTCCACTGCTTTCTTCATCTTGACTGTAATTG TCATGAAAGACAGACCCTCACTACCTCCCAGCCAAGCTCAGGCTGTCCTGCCTGACTGTGCTCCTGAAGACTACTCCTACAGGCAGTCCATCATCAATCTGTTCAAGAACAAACCTTTCATCCTACTGCTCATCAGTTATG GTATCATGACTGGTTCTTTCTACTCTGTGTCAACACTTCTCAATCAGATGATTATGGCTTGTTACGAG AACCAGGAACTGAATGCAGGCAGGATTGGTCTCACCCTTGTGGTGGCTGGAATGGTGGGCTCCATCATCTGTGGACTGTGGTTGGATCACACCAAAACCTACAA AATGACCACTTTGTTTGTCTACATCCTGTCCTTCATTGGTATGCTGGTGTTCACCTTCACTCTGGACCTCAACAGTATCTACCTGGTGTTCTTCACTGCCGGCGTGCTGGG GTTCTTCATGACTGGTTATCTGCCGCTTGGATTTGAATTTGGGGTTGAAATTACGTATCCTGAATCGGAAGGGACATCTTCTGGTCTTCTTAATGCATTTGCACAG ATCTTTGGGATTATTTTCACGTTGATCCAGGGAAGACTAACAACAGACTACAACCCCCTGGCTGGGAACCTGTTCCTCTGTGTCTGGATCTTCCTGGGCATCTTTCTCACAG CCTTAATAAAATCAGAACTGAGAAGAAACAACGTCAATATGGGCATGGACCACAGAAATCTTCAAGCA GTCCCTACCGAGTGCCCTTCAGACAAGCCAACCAATGGCGTCAAGATGGAAACTTCAGTCAGCTTTTCCCATGAGACCTCACTTTAA
- the nsl1 gene encoding kinetochore-associated protein NSL1 homolog has translation MEICLNKEEEYRVKFTSKKNVVEQIKKYKELLKKVLNGQPQLSEEAKQLLQEELLANFETAVQENVLINNQTWEEAPDEEEDECSALDDLLDENIVETSRKRRKGPKEILPYVVRSLKAERKLMGMYEEVVKPQEMGKDPVQENIMTTLLDAAPRLFKQASAVMKSLQVVQQRAEGLGQVLKMCPTAESLEVFGEVLGSRPNGEEKTASRTRPPIKRAMEKTELRNNYAPGLKRPAICNSNDKPE, from the exons ATGGAGATCTGCTTGAATAAAGAGGAAGAATATAGGGTGAAGTTTACGTCGAAAAAAAATGTGGTCGAACAAATTAAGAAATACAAAGAACTACTGAAGAAGGTTTTGAATGGCCAACCTCAGCTATCCGAGGAAGCCAAGCAACTGTTACAGGAAGAGTTGCTGGCG AACTTCGAGACTGCTGTTCAAGAAAACGTGTTGATCAATAATCAGACGTGGGAGGAGGCTCCTGATGAAGAGG AAGATGAATGCAGTGCACTTGATGACCTGCTGGATGAGAACATTGTGGAAACGTCTCGGAAACGACGTAAAGGTCCTAAAGAGATCCTCCCCTATGTCGTACGGTCACTAAAGGCGGAGCGTAAACTCATG GGAATGTATGAAGAAGTAGTGAAGCCACAAGAAATGGGAAAGGACCCAGTACAAG AAAACATCATGACCACCTTATTGGATGCTGCACCTCGTTTGTTTAAGCAAGCCAGCGCAGTAATGAAG TCTCTCCAGGTAGTGCAGCAGAGGGCCGAGGGCCTGGGACAGGTGCTGAAAATGTGTCCCACAGCTGAGTCCCTGGAGGTGTTCGGGGAGGTGTTGGGCAGCAGGCCCAATGGAGAGGAAAAGACAGCTAGTAGGACCAGACCACCCATCAAGAGAGCCATGGAGAAAACAGAGCTCAGAAACAACTATGCTCCTGGTCTAAAGAGGCCAGCCATTTGTAACAGCAATGACAAACCAGAGTGA
- the tatdn3 gene encoding putative deoxyribonuclease tatdn3 isoform X2, whose amino-acid sequence MVASSPQQYLQTVDYAMTNTLFKGECSKVTVQKCMSILQDLEDVIKRTREAGVKTLISVTEEPSEFERVIQLFKSYPDLVAPCFGIHPVQGCGSHDQRSVKIQDLEPALPLFQKYRDDIVAVGEIGLDFTPWYAPTSQEREEQLTVFTKQLQISKDLDLPVNIHSRSAAKVTIATLKEQGKPSVAMEGVQAGYFFSFPPAVCRNDQKAKLIKQIPLEHICLETDSPALGPEKHVRNEPKNISLVCEYIAHVKGITPQMVIHATTDNALRLFPKIKRLE is encoded by the exons ATGGTCGCATCGAGTCCACAGCAATACTTGCAGACAGTTGACTATGCTATGACCAATACATTATTCAAGGGTGAATGTTCAAAAGTGACAGTACAAAAGTGTATGTCTATTCTGCAGGATTTAGAGGATGTGATCAAGAGGACCAGAGAG GCTGGAGTCAAAACACTTATTTCTGTCACTGAAGAACCCAGTGAGTTTGAAAGAGTTATCCAGCTGTTTAAAAG CTACCCAGATCTAGTTGCACCATGTTTTGGAATCCACCCAGTCCAAGGCTGTGGGTCCCATGACCAGCGCAGCGTGAAGATTCAG GACTTGGAGCCTGCCTTGCCCTTGTTCCAGAAGTACAGAGATGACATTGTTGCTGTTGGAGag ATTGGTCTTGACTTCACACCTTGGTATGCCCCCACTTctcaggagagagaggaacagttgACTGTTTTCACCAAGCAATTACAAATATCCAAGGATCTGGATTTGCCGGT GAACATCCATTCCCGATCAGCTGCAAAGGTCACCATAGCTACTCTGAAAGAACAGG GGAAACCATCagtggccatggaaggagtgCAGGCAGGGTATTTCTTCTCCTTCCCTCCAGCTGTCTGTAGGAATGACCAG AAAGCCAAGCTGATCAAACAGATTCCATTAGAACACATCTGTCTGGAGACAGACTCTCCTGCCTTGGGACCAGAAAAACAT GTAAGGAATGAACCCAAGAACATATCACTGGTCTGTGAGTACATTGCTCATGTCAAAGGAATCACACCTCAAATGGTAATTCATGCCACTACAGATAATGCCCTCAGATTGTTCCCAAAAATTAAGAGACTTGAGTGA
- the tatdn3 gene encoding putative deoxyribonuclease tatdn3 isoform X1: MVASSPQQYLQTVDYAMTNTLFKGECSKVTVQKCMSILQDLEDVIKRTREAGVKTLISVTEEPSEFERVIQLFKSYPDLVAPCFGIHPVQGCGSHDQRSVKIQDLEPALPLFQKYRDDIVAVGEIGLDFTPWYAPTSQEREEQLTVFTKQLQISKDLDLPVNIHSRSAAKVTIATLKEQGITCALLHNFAGKPSVAMEGVQAGYFFSFPPAVCRNDQKAKLIKQIPLEHICLETDSPALGPEKHVRNEPKNISLVCEYIAHVKGITPQMVIHATTDNALRLFPKIKRLE; the protein is encoded by the exons ATGGTCGCATCGAGTCCACAGCAATACTTGCAGACAGTTGACTATGCTATGACCAATACATTATTCAAGGGTGAATGTTCAAAAGTGACAGTACAAAAGTGTATGTCTATTCTGCAGGATTTAGAGGATGTGATCAAGAGGACCAGAGAG GCTGGAGTCAAAACACTTATTTCTGTCACTGAAGAACCCAGTGAGTTTGAAAGAGTTATCCAGCTGTTTAAAAG CTACCCAGATCTAGTTGCACCATGTTTTGGAATCCACCCAGTCCAAGGCTGTGGGTCCCATGACCAGCGCAGCGTGAAGATTCAG GACTTGGAGCCTGCCTTGCCCTTGTTCCAGAAGTACAGAGATGACATTGTTGCTGTTGGAGag ATTGGTCTTGACTTCACACCTTGGTATGCCCCCACTTctcaggagagagaggaacagttgACTGTTTTCACCAAGCAATTACAAATATCCAAGGATCTGGATTTGCCGGT GAACATCCATTCCCGATCAGCTGCAAAGGTCACCATAGCTACTCTGAAAGAACAGG GTATCACTTGTGCTCTGCTGCACAACTTTGCAGGGAAACCATCagtggccatggaaggagtgCAGGCAGGGTATTTCTTCTCCTTCCCTCCAGCTGTCTGTAGGAATGACCAG AAAGCCAAGCTGATCAAACAGATTCCATTAGAACACATCTGTCTGGAGACAGACTCTCCTGCCTTGGGACCAGAAAAACAT GTAAGGAATGAACCCAAGAACATATCACTGGTCTGTGAGTACATTGCTCATGTCAAAGGAATCACACCTCAAATGGTAATTCATGCCACTACAGATAATGCCCTCAGATTGTTCCCAAAAATTAAGAGACTTGAGTGA